Proteins co-encoded in one Desulfurobacteriaceae bacterium genomic window:
- a CDS encoding YggS family pyridoxal phosphate-dependent enzyme, with translation MGIKENVERIKERIKIACEKADRNPDEVLLLAASKTRTPEEIKEAFLAGIKLFGENRVQEAREKIPKLSDLPIEWHMIGHLQTNKVKYAVNLFSVIESLDSKKLADELEKRLEKVKKTMDVFIEVKLSKEPTKHGCSPSEVLELAKYVLSKKHLKLKGLMTVPPYSEDLEFVRPYFRKLREIRNKLQDDLGIPIPHLSMGMSHDFEVAIEEGATIVRIGTAIFGERKY, from the coding sequence ATGGGGATTAAAGAAAACGTTGAAAGGATAAAAGAAAGGATAAAAATTGCTTGTGAGAAAGCTGATAGAAATCCTGACGAAGTTCTTCTTCTTGCTGCTTCAAAGACAAGAACTCCTGAAGAAATAAAGGAAGCTTTCTTAGCAGGAATTAAGCTTTTTGGAGAAAATAGAGTTCAAGAAGCAAGGGAGAAAATTCCTAAACTTTCCGATCTTCCTATTGAATGGCATATGATAGGACATCTCCAGACAAACAAGGTAAAGTATGCTGTAAATCTTTTCAGCGTTATTGAGTCTTTGGATTCAAAAAAACTTGCAGATGAACTTGAGAAGAGATTGGAAAAAGTCAAGAAAACAATGGATGTCTTCATAGAAGTAAAGCTTTCCAAAGAACCTACGAAGCACGGTTGTAGTCCTAGCGAGGTCTTAGAGCTTGCAAAGTATGTTCTTTCTAAAAAGCATTTAAAACTCAAAGGTTTAATGACCGTTCCACCATACTCTGAAGACTTAGAGTTTGTAAGACCTTACTTTAGAAAATTGAGAGAAATAAGGAATAAGCTACAGGACGATTTGGGAATACCTATTCCACATCTTTCTATGGGAATGTCTCACGATTTTGAGGTTGCAATAGAGGAAGGGGCTACAATTGTTAGAATTGGAACAGCTATCTTTGGAGAAAGAAAATATTAA
- a CDS encoding 3-dehydroquinate synthase II has product MAKKELIVYVKNANNKKVVTAALESGVFALLLEKPESKKVKQLAKVKTIAPDGDYKLGEEFVIVEIKGKEDEERAATLLKQGKNVIVKTTDWTIIPLENLLAQGDNVYAWVRNTEEAKTAITILEKGVKGVVLDTEDVNEIKLAGQEINLGGEKLNLEVAKIKRVKPLGMCDRVCIDTCTNLTRGEGALVGNSSAGMFLVHAETESNPYVAARPFRVNAGAVHMYVRLPNGRTKYLSEIESGDEIMIYNYKGEGKIVYVGRAKVEKRPMLLIEAETKDGKKVAGILQNAETIRLTAPDGTPVSVVELKEGDEVLVYTEEPGRHFGMKVKESIVEK; this is encoded by the coding sequence ATGGCTAAGAAGGAATTAATAGTTTATGTAAAAAATGCCAATAATAAAAAGGTAGTTACTGCCGCTCTTGAGTCAGGAGTTTTCGCGCTTTTACTTGAAAAGCCTGAAAGCAAAAAGGTGAAACAGCTCGCTAAGGTCAAAACAATAGCGCCAGATGGGGATTATAAGCTCGGAGAAGAATTTGTAATTGTTGAAATAAAAGGAAAAGAGGACGAAGAAAGGGCAGCTACTCTTTTAAAGCAAGGGAAGAATGTAATAGTAAAAACGACAGACTGGACAATCATTCCTCTTGAAAACCTTCTTGCTCAAGGTGATAACGTTTACGCTTGGGTAAGGAACACCGAAGAGGCTAAAACTGCTATAACAATCCTTGAAAAAGGAGTTAAAGGCGTAGTTTTGGATACTGAAGACGTAAACGAAATAAAGCTTGCGGGACAAGAGATAAACCTTGGAGGAGAGAAATTAAATCTAGAGGTAGCGAAAATAAAAAGAGTAAAACCTCTTGGAATGTGCGATAGAGTCTGTATAGATACTTGCACTAATCTTACTCGTGGAGAAGGGGCTTTAGTTGGGAACTCCTCTGCTGGAATGTTTTTAGTTCACGCTGAAACAGAATCCAACCCTTATGTTGCGGCAAGACCTTTTAGGGTAAACGCGGGTGCTGTTCATATGTATGTAAGACTTCCAAACGGAAGAACAAAGTACCTTTCTGAAATAGAAAGTGGTGATGAAATAATGATTTACAACTACAAAGGAGAAGGTAAAATCGTTTACGTTGGCAGAGCAAAGGTAGAAAAAAGACCAATGCTCTTAATAGAAGCAGAAACCAAAGATGGAAAGAAAGTTGCTGGGATCTTGCAGAATGCAGAAACCATTAGGCTTACTGCCCCTGATGGGACACCAGTTTCTGTAGTGGAACTAAAAGAGGGAGATGAAGTTCTGGTTTACACAGAAGAACCAGGAAGACACTTTGGAATGAAAGTTAAGGAAAGCATAGTTGAAAAATAA
- the rfaD gene encoding ADP-glyceromanno-heptose 6-epimerase encodes MRALVTGGAGFIGSNLALELQRRYKNAEIFVLDDFSSGYFKNLIGFEGEIITGSITEKDTIEKLRKYNFDVIFHQAANVNTVDSNQRRMMEINCEAFKELLEVAREQKAKVVYASSAAVYGNGPAPMKVDQPMTPENVYGFSKAMMDNLAKKFIKENPEIQVVGLRYFNVYGPRETHKGKMASMVLQLTVQILKGKRPRLFKWGEQKRDFVYVMDCVEANIKGFESEKSGIVNVGTGRARAFNEVVEVIKKTLGINVETEYFDNPYDFYQNFTEADLTKTKEVLGWCPTTQIEEGIPAYIDWIKENVDIEKLPY; translated from the coding sequence ATGAGGGCGTTAGTTACTGGAGGGGCAGGTTTTATAGGTTCCAATTTGGCTTTGGAACTTCAAAGAAGGTATAAAAACGCTGAAATTTTTGTTCTTGATGATTTTTCTTCTGGATATTTTAAGAACTTAATAGGTTTTGAGGGAGAAATAATTACAGGTTCAATTACAGAAAAAGATACAATAGAAAAGCTAAGAAAGTACAACTTTGATGTTATTTTCCACCAAGCCGCAAACGTTAACACAGTAGACTCAAACCAAAGAAGAATGATGGAAATAAACTGTGAAGCTTTTAAGGAACTTCTAGAAGTTGCTAGAGAGCAAAAAGCAAAAGTTGTTTACGCTTCTTCTGCCGCTGTTTATGGGAACGGCCCTGCTCCTATGAAGGTGGACCAACCTATGACACCAGAGAATGTTTACGGATTTTCTAAGGCTATGATGGATAACCTAGCTAAAAAGTTTATAAAAGAAAATCCAGAGATACAAGTTGTAGGGCTTAGATACTTTAACGTTTATGGACCTCGTGAAACTCACAAAGGAAAAATGGCTAGTATGGTTCTTCAATTAACAGTTCAGATACTTAAAGGGAAAAGACCAAGGCTTTTTAAGTGGGGGGAGCAAAAGAGGGATTTTGTCTACGTTATGGACTGTGTTGAGGCCAACATTAAAGGCTTTGAATCTGAGAAAAGCGGAATTGTAAATGTTGGAACTGGAAGAGCAAGAGCTTTCAACGAAGTTGTGGAAGTAATTAAAAAAACTTTAGGTATCAATGTAGAAACAGAGTATTTTGACAACCCTTACGACTTTTATCAAAACTTTACAGAAGCAGACCTCACCAAAACAAAAGAAGTACTAGGATGGTGCCCAACCACACAAATAGAAGAAGGAATACCTGCTTATATAGATTGGATAAAAGAAAATGTTGATATAGAAAAACTTCCTTACTAA
- a CDS encoding hotdog fold domain-containing protein, which yields GRITVKFHNPLFVGEEVEVIAEIKENRRKIKITKAEMKRTSDGKKIAEAEAIMFVKRENR from the coding sequence GGAAGGATAACTGTCAAGTTCCATAATCCCCTCTTTGTTGGTGAAGAAGTGGAAGTTATAGCAGAAATAAAGGAAAATAGAAGGAAAATAAAGATTACTAAAGCAGAAATGAAAAGAACTTCCGATGGAAAGAAAATAGCTGAAGCAGAAGCAATAATGTTTGTTAAAAGGGAGAATAGATGA